From the genome of Deferribacteraceae bacterium V6Fe1:
TTGAGGAGTAACAATTATATCTGAGTTTTTTAAAACATTTAGAGCTTTTAAAGTAATCAGCTCTGGGTCTCCTGGGCCAATACCTAAAGCATAAATCATTTTTTGCATTTTACACATACCTCACTTTTTAATGAGTAACTATTTGAAAACAAATTAGAAAATCTTACCACTTCTCCAATAAGCATAATTGCAGGAAATTTAATTTTTGGCTTGTTACAAAGTAAGTTATCAACATTTGATATTATAATTTGTTCGTCTTCATATTCCAACCTCTCACCTATTGCTACAGGTGTATTTTTATTAAGTCCGTTTGCTACTAATGAGTTTAGTATTTTTAAAAAATTCTTAACTCCCATGTAGACCACAATGCTCATATTCAAATCTACAATAGCTTTCCAGTTGTAAGCTTTATCAAGTTCCGAATCTTTTTTATGACCTGTAATAAAAACCACACCGGATGAGACATCTCTTGCCGTAAGAGCTGTTTCTATTTTTGCAACAAAGTGTGAGATTGTAGTAATCCCTGGAATAATTTCAACCAATGCATTACATTTTCTTGCTATTTCAATTTCCTCAAGGCTTCTTGAATAAATTGATGCATCACCACTTTTTAATCTAACAACTGTTTTATTTTCTAAAAGTGCTTTTTCTATCAAACTGTTTATTTGACATTGAGAACAGCTTGGTTTGTAGGGTATTTTACCTACATATATTTTTTCGCAATCAATACTTTCTATCAATTTGTTATCAACTAATCTATCATACAAAATAAGATCAGCTTCTTTAAGTTTATGCAAACCTTTTAAAGCTATTAAATCATCACCCAGTCCTGCCCCGATTATTATGAGTTTTCTCATTGTAAACTCCATTTATAAAAAATATTGTTAAGATATAATATGGCATCGATGGTTTTTGTATTGGCTCTTGAAAAAGTAAGCTCATTTACCTGTATAAACACAGAATCCATATCTTTAAAACCGATTCTATCTTTTGGAGGAGTAGGATTCTTATTCATAGGTCCAATCTGATAGATATAAATATCAGGTTTCAATGAAATCGTTTTTTCTACTGAAAATTTAATGAGCTTTTTATCGATATTTATTATATTTATTCCACCGGCTTTTTCTATTATATCGGAGATTACGCTATTCTTCCCTGCCACGATATATGGTGCTTGTGTTATTTCGTAGATAACCTTTGCTGTTCTTTTAGGTTCTTTCAAATTAGTTAATTTATGCTTTAGCTGATTTATAAGTGCCTCACCTTTTTCGGATACATTCATTATGGAGGCAATTGTCTTAATATTTTCAAATATTTCATTAACATTTGTCGGATCATATTCATATGTCTTGATATTTTCTAAACTTTTCAGATAATCAGAGATAAATTTGTTATTAGAATATATGATAAAGTCCGGTTTTAGAGATAGAATCAGCTCTAAATTAGGTTTTAGATGTGAGCCAACCTTAATTGCATTTTCAAATCCATTTACGTGCTTTGTAACCCCCACAACTTTATCGTTAAGTCCAAGTTTAATAAATATATCAGCAGCAGCAGGGGATAAAATAATTACCCTGTCGTATGCATAACATATATTAATCGACAAAATAAAAGCCGCTGATACACTTAAAATCCACTTCAAAAACTTCATTTAGAATCTCCTCATTTAATTCATCAATGCTTATTTGGCAAAAAAGCTCACCTTTTTTCAAAAAAACCACTTCATCCACAAGACTTTTTAAAATATTCAAATCGTGAGACGACAAAATAATACTTTTATTAAGATTACTTAAAGTTTCTTTAATAGTTTGCATATGTTTTACATCAAGCATTGCAAAAGGCTCATCTAATAAAATAATTTCAGTATCTTGATTTAAGACCCTTGCAAGCATTACTCGTTTTTTCTCACCACCGGATAGCTCATTAAACTTTCTGTATTTCAAATGATATATATCAAGCGCTTTTAACCACTCAGAAGTTTTCTCATAATCACAATCCGTATATTTCCCGGCCGTTTTTGGATATCTTCCAAAAAGAACAGAGTCAAAAACATTATATCCGAATATAATTTCAGAAAATTGTGGCAAATAAGATATAATATTAGCAAGCTCTATGGGGTTATAGGTATTAATGTCTTTTTCTAATATATTAAGTTGACCGTCAAAGCTTTTGTTTATTCCGCCAATGATATCCAATAATGTGCTTTTCCCTGCACCATTTTCCCCCAATAATCCAACTTTTTTCCCTTTTTTTAGTGAGAGATTATTAATTTTTAAAACAAAATCTCCTACTTTAGCCTTTAAATTTTGTATCTCGATAATATTCATTTAACCGTACCAAATACTTTTTAATCTGTATTTCATCAAAAAGATAAAAAATATTCCACCTATAAAAGATGTCGCAACACCGACGGGTAATTCCGCTCCGGAAGGGATAACAATTCTGCAAAAAGTGTCAGATAATAAAAGAAAATTTGCTCCAAAAAGGGTAGAATATAAGAGATGTGTTTTCATATCAGGCTTGAAAAGCCCTCTTACGATATGTGGTATAATAAGTCCGACAAACCCAATTATCCCACTAAAACTCACAGCAAAAGCTATCAAAACAGCAACAATAACAAATAGCT
Proteins encoded in this window:
- a CDS encoding ABC transporter substrate-binding protein codes for the protein MKFLKWILSVSAAFILSINICYAYDRVIILSPAAADIFIKLGLNDKVVGVTKHVNGFENAIKVGSHLKPNLELILSLKPDFIIYSNNKFISDYLKSLENIKTYEYDPTNVNEIFENIKTIASIMNVSEKGEALINQLKHKLTNLKEPKRTAKVIYEITQAPYIVAGKNSVISDIIEKAGGINIINIDKKLIKFSVEKTISLKPDIYIYQIGPMNKNPTPPKDRIGFKDMDSVFIQVNELTFSRANTKTIDAILYLNNIFYKWSLQ
- the cobA gene encoding uroporphyrinogen-III C-methyltransferase, giving the protein MRKLIIIGAGLGDDLIALKGLHKLKEADLILYDRLVDNKLIESIDCEKIYVGKIPYKPSCSQCQINSLIEKALLENKTVVRLKSGDASIYSRSLEEIEIARKCNALVEIIPGITTISHFVAKIETALTARDVSSGVVFITGHKKDSELDKAYNWKAIVDLNMSIVVYMGVKNFLKILNSLVANGLNKNTPVAIGERLEYEDEQIIISNVDNLLCNKPKIKFPAIMLIGEVVRFSNLFSNSYSLKSEVCVKCKK
- a CDS encoding ABC transporter ATP-binding protein produces the protein MNIIEIQNLKAKVGDFVLKINNLSLKKGKKVGLLGENGAGKSTLLDIIGGINKSFDGQLNILEKDINTYNPIELANIISYLPQFSEIIFGYNVFDSVLFGRYPKTAGKYTDCDYEKTSEWLKALDIYHLKYRKFNELSGGEKKRVMLARVLNQDTEIILLDEPFAMLDVKHMQTIKETLSNLNKSIILSSHDLNILKSLVDEVVFLKKGELFCQISIDELNEEILNEVFEVDFKCISGFYFVD